From Streptomyces cyaneogriseus subsp. noncyanogenus, the proteins below share one genomic window:
- a CDS encoding DMT family transporter, with translation MSALALSVLLSLVSAVAYAGGAIVQERVAESSPERQYAPLRRPSWWAAVALNGLGGLLHVVALAYGPLSLVQPLGALTIVFALPMAALFVGRRAGAAAWRGALMATVGLAGLLSLVGTSDAQSLATAERMAVALVTGGAVVALMIAGRAAHRHPAVRSMLLATASGIAFGMSSVFTKLVAVDWTGGVTAADVPSLTVIAVFATSGMLLSQASYKGAGLAAPLATLTVVNPVLAAAVGITLFGETFRYGTTGTVLALGCGVVAAGGLILLTTERIARTQRGAASRGGSGAVADPEAAPAGVGAAAGPATAATQGGTGTATAPGTAAAPDGTAAIPVPAGPAGEGLLPRHPARPAATPQGNVTVPAPAAPVPLEDTHEAPYEAGEPSVLDAPLPSCGPFYGGLCVPVLDRHRTDLRF, from the coding sequence ATGAGCGCCCTCGCGTTGTCCGTCCTCCTGTCGCTCGTCTCCGCCGTGGCGTACGCGGGCGGGGCGATCGTGCAGGAACGGGTGGCGGAGTCCTCGCCCGAGCGGCAGTACGCGCCCCTGCGCCGCCCGAGCTGGTGGGCGGCGGTCGCGCTCAACGGCCTCGGCGGGCTGCTGCACGTCGTCGCTCTCGCCTACGGCCCGCTCAGCCTCGTACAGCCGCTCGGGGCGCTGACCATCGTGTTCGCGCTGCCCATGGCGGCGTTGTTCGTGGGCCGCCGGGCCGGCGCGGCCGCCTGGCGGGGCGCGCTCATGGCGACCGTGGGCCTTGCGGGTCTGCTCTCCCTGGTCGGCACCTCGGACGCGCAGTCGCTGGCCACGGCCGAGCGGATGGCCGTCGCCCTCGTCACCGGTGGTGCGGTGGTGGCGCTGATGATCGCGGGCCGGGCCGCCCACCGGCATCCGGCGGTGCGCAGCATGCTGCTCGCGACCGCGTCCGGCATCGCCTTCGGCATGTCCTCGGTCTTCACCAAGCTGGTCGCCGTCGACTGGACGGGCGGCGTGACGGCGGCGGACGTGCCCTCCCTGACGGTCATAGCCGTCTTCGCCACCTCCGGGATGCTGCTGTCGCAGGCGTCCTACAAGGGGGCCGGTCTCGCGGCTCCGCTGGCGACGCTCACCGTGGTGAACCCGGTGCTGGCGGCGGCGGTCGGCATCACCCTGTTCGGCGAGACCTTCCGCTACGGCACGACGGGCACGGTCCTGGCGCTGGGCTGCGGTGTCGTGGCGGCCGGGGGGCTGATCCTGCTGACGACGGAGCGGATCGCGCGCACCCAGCGGGGCGCCGCGTCGAGGGGCGGGAGCGGGGCGGTCGCCGACCCGGAGGCGGCACCGGCCGGAGTCGGCGCCGCGGCCGGGCCCGCGACGGCCGCGACGCAGGGCGGGACGGGGACGGCGACCGCGCCCGGCACCGCCGCGGCCCCGGATGGCACGGCGGCAATTCCGGTTCCGGCGGGACCGGCCGGGGAAGGGCTTCTCCCGCGGCACCCCGCGCGGCCGGCCGCCACGCCGCAGGGGAACGTGACGGTACCCGCCCCGGCGGCGCCGGTCCCGCTGGAGGACACCCACGAGGCCCCCTACGAGGCAGGGGAGCCGTCGGTGCTCGACGCTCCCCTGCCGTCCTGCGGCCCGTTCTACGGCGGGCTGTGCGTGCCGGTGCTCGACCGGCACCGGACCGACCTCAGATTCTGA
- a CDS encoding (2Fe-2S)-binding protein, with protein sequence MDLDPRLAALRPLGGFFVLRASGPPPRPLPPLAEAYGAKPPWTRPDPLAFRVRKVGAALGAPEPRVAASVAHQGLAARLWSAALGCAALYGRIPDLDPRLLHWDPDAAAPDDLWLTEVRPLPGDADAVADAVLRAHLEPLGTALRARYRVAAGLLRGNAASALAGAARELDRWARAHGRPDAAARARGLAAELLGHPLLAGTGTLTGTAFRRRSCCLYYRVPGGGVCGDCCFPAPPAAPARSARSPAGHPPAPPSSPRAPSG encoded by the coding sequence GTGGACCTCGACCCCCGACTCGCCGCCCTCCGCCCCCTCGGCGGCTTCTTCGTCCTGCGCGCGTCCGGACCGCCGCCCCGCCCGCTTCCGCCGCTGGCGGAGGCGTACGGGGCGAAGCCGCCGTGGACCCGCCCGGACCCCCTCGCGTTCCGCGTCCGCAAGGTGGGGGCGGCCCTGGGCGCCCCCGAGCCGCGCGTCGCCGCCTCGGTGGCCCACCAGGGGCTCGCGGCCCGGCTGTGGTCCGCCGCCCTCGGCTGCGCCGCGCTGTACGGCCGGATCCCCGACCTCGACCCGCGCCTGCTGCACTGGGACCCCGACGCCGCGGCCCCCGACGACCTGTGGCTCACCGAGGTACGACCGCTGCCCGGCGACGCGGACGCCGTCGCGGACGCCGTGCTGCGCGCCCACCTGGAGCCACTGGGGACGGCCCTGCGCGCCCGGTACCGCGTCGCGGCGGGCCTGCTGCGCGGCAACGCCGCCTCCGCGCTGGCCGGCGCCGCCCGCGAACTGGACCGCTGGGCCCGCGCCCACGGACGGCCCGACGCCGCGGCCCGCGCCCGGGGCCTGGCCGCCGAACTGCTCGGCCACCCCCTGCTCGCCGGCACCGGCACGCTCACCGGCACCGCCTTCCGCCGCCGGAGCTGCTGCCTGTACTACCGAGTGCCCGGGGGAGGCGTCTGCGGCGACTGCTGCTTCCCCGCCCCTCCGGCGGCGCCCGCGCGGTCCGCCCGGAGCCCCGCCGGGCACCCGCCCGCCCCGCCCTCTTCCCCCCGAGCCCCGTCCGGGTGA
- the glgA gene encoding glycogen synthase, with the protein MRVGLLTREYPPDVYGGAGVHVEFLARELARLVDLDVHCWGEGREEGVVRHRPWPVLDGANDALRTFSVDLAMAAALADRHLVHSHTWYAALGGHLAKLLHGIPHVVTAHSLEPLRPWKAEQLGGGYALSSWAERTAVEAADAVIAVSGAMREDILACYPALTPDRVHVVHNGIDTTLYRPDPATDVLDRLGLDRSRPYVLFVGRITRQKGVPHLLRAVRDIDPAAQVVLCAGAPDTPGIDREFRELFGELSRRRAGVHWIPGMLPRPEVVQLLTHAAAFVCPSVYEPLGIVNLEAMACATPVVASRVGGIPEVVEDGETGVLVPLDDDFEAGLARALDGLLGDPATARRMGEAGRERAVREFGWDAVARRTVRLYEEILGRA; encoded by the coding sequence GTGAGAGTGGGACTGCTGACCCGGGAGTATCCGCCGGACGTGTACGGCGGCGCCGGCGTCCACGTCGAGTTCCTCGCCCGCGAACTGGCCCGTCTCGTCGACCTGGACGTGCACTGCTGGGGCGAGGGCCGCGAGGAAGGGGTGGTGCGCCACCGCCCCTGGCCCGTGCTCGACGGCGCCAACGACGCGCTGCGCACCTTCTCGGTGGACCTCGCCATGGCCGCCGCCCTGGCGGACCGCCATCTGGTCCACTCGCACACCTGGTACGCGGCCCTCGGCGGCCACCTCGCCAAACTCCTCCACGGCATCCCGCACGTCGTCACCGCCCACTCCCTGGAGCCCCTGCGCCCCTGGAAGGCCGAGCAACTCGGCGGCGGATACGCCCTGTCGAGCTGGGCCGAGCGCACCGCCGTCGAGGCCGCCGACGCGGTGATCGCCGTCTCCGGCGCCATGCGGGAGGACATCCTCGCCTGCTACCCGGCGCTGACGCCCGACCGGGTCCACGTCGTGCACAACGGCATCGACACCACCCTCTACCGGCCCGATCCCGCCACCGACGTCCTGGACCGCCTCGGCCTGGACCGCTCCCGGCCCTACGTCCTGTTCGTCGGCCGCATCACCCGCCAGAAGGGCGTGCCCCATCTGCTGCGCGCCGTACGGGACATCGACCCCGCCGCACAGGTCGTGCTCTGCGCCGGGGCACCCGACACCCCTGGCATCGACCGGGAGTTCCGGGAGCTGTTCGGCGAGCTCAGCCGGCGGCGCGCGGGCGTGCACTGGATCCCGGGGATGCTGCCGCGCCCCGAGGTGGTGCAACTCCTCACCCACGCCGCCGCGTTCGTCTGCCCCTCGGTGTACGAGCCGCTCGGCATCGTCAACCTGGAGGCGATGGCCTGCGCCACTCCCGTCGTGGCCTCCCGGGTCGGCGGCATCCCCGAGGTCGTGGAGGACGGCGAAACCGGGGTACTCGTGCCTTTGGACGACGACTTCGAGGCGGGGCTCGCGCGGGCACTGGACGGGCTTCTCGGCGACCCGGCGACCGCCCGGCGGATGGGTGAGGCCGGACGGGAGCGGGCGGTGCGGGAGTTCGGCTGGGACGCGGTCGCGCGCCGCACCGTCCGGCTCTACGAGGAGATCCTGGGACGGGCGTAG
- the glgC gene encoding glucose-1-phosphate adenylyltransferase: MRRGGPSVLGIVLAGGEGKRLMPLTADRAKPAVTFGGTYRLVDFVLSNLVNGDILRICVLTQYKSHSLDRHITTTWRMSSLLGNYVTPVPAQQRLGPRWYLGSADAILQSLNLVHDEQPDHVAVFGADHVYRMDPRQMLAQHIESGAGVTVAGIRVPRTESSSFGVITPRADGRTVKSFLEKPADPPGLPGDPDCVFASMGNYVFTTKALIEALQRDAEDGDSAHDMGGSILPQLTERGEAALYDFGSNHVPGETTRDQGYWRDVGTLDAYYDAHMDLIAERPAFNLYNRDWPIYTHSGQLSPARFNAGGIAGESIISAGCLIRGQVTRSVLSPGVVVDPGAVVQGSVLHDNVHIGRGAVVRAAVLDKNVVVPPGATIGVNPERDAELYTVSKAGVIALGKGQRVR; encoded by the coding sequence ATGCGGCGTGGGGGTCCATCGGTGCTCGGGATCGTCCTGGCGGGCGGGGAGGGCAAGCGCCTGATGCCCCTGACCGCGGACCGCGCGAAACCCGCGGTCACCTTCGGCGGCACGTACCGCCTCGTCGACTTCGTCCTGTCCAACCTCGTCAACGGGGACATCCTGCGCATCTGCGTGCTGACCCAGTACAAGTCGCACTCGCTGGACCGGCACATCACCACCACCTGGCGGATGTCCAGCCTGCTCGGCAACTACGTCACGCCCGTCCCGGCCCAGCAGCGGCTCGGCCCCCGCTGGTACCTGGGCAGCGCCGACGCGATCCTGCAGTCGCTGAACCTGGTCCACGACGAACAGCCCGACCACGTCGCCGTGTTCGGCGCCGACCACGTCTACCGCATGGACCCGCGGCAGATGCTCGCCCAGCACATCGAGTCGGGGGCGGGCGTGACGGTGGCCGGGATCCGCGTGCCGCGCACCGAGTCGTCGTCGTTCGGCGTGATCACACCCCGGGCGGACGGCCGCACGGTCAAGAGCTTCCTGGAGAAGCCCGCCGACCCGCCGGGCCTGCCGGGGGACCCCGACTGCGTGTTCGCCTCGATGGGCAACTACGTCTTCACCACCAAGGCGCTGATCGAAGCGCTGCAACGGGACGCCGAGGACGGGGACTCGGCACACGACATGGGGGGCTCCATCCTGCCCCAGCTCACCGAGCGGGGCGAGGCGGCGCTGTACGACTTCGGCTCCAACCACGTGCCCGGCGAGACCACCCGGGACCAGGGCTACTGGCGGGACGTGGGCACCCTCGACGCCTACTACGACGCCCACATGGACCTGATCGCCGAGCGTCCCGCCTTCAATCTGTACAACCGCGACTGGCCGATCTACACGCACTCGGGCCAGTTGTCGCCCGCCCGCTTCAACGCGGGCGGGATCGCCGGTGAGTCGATCATCAGCGCCGGGTGCCTGATCCGCGGTCAGGTCACGCGGTCCGTGCTGTCGCCGGGGGTGGTGGTCGACCCCGGGGCGGTGGTGCAGGGCTCGGTGCTGCACGACAACGTGCACATCGGGCGGGGCGCGGTGGTGCGCGCAGCGGTGCTGGACAAGAACGTCGTGGTGCCGCCGGGCGCGACGATCGGCGTCAACCCCGAGCGGGACGCGGAGCTCTACACCGTCTCCAAGGCCGGGGTGATCGCGCTGGGCAAGGGGCAGCGGGTCCGCTGA